In Streptacidiphilus sp. P02-A3a, the DNA window CGGCCAAGGGGGACTTCAGCTCGACCTCCACCATCGGTACCCTCGCCAACGACGGTACCGGCCTGGCTCCCTACCACGACTTCAGCTCGAAGGTCCCGGCGACGCTCACCACTGAACTCGCCACGGTCAAGCAGGACATCATCAACGGCACGATCACCATCACGTCGAAGAACCAGCCGACCCCGTGACCGTCGGCCGGGTGGGGCGCCCGCCCCACCCGGCACAGTGCTGTAACCAGTCCCACGAAAGTCCTGCGAGTACCCGGTGGCCTTCGCCCGCAGCGGATCCGTACCGGGTGAGGGGTGTGTCCGAAGGTGCGTCTGGAACTGCGCGGCATCACCAAGCGGTTCGGTTCACTGGTCGCCAACGACCACATCGACCTGACGGTCGAACCGGGCGAGATCCACTGCCTGCTCGGTGAGAACGGAGCCGGTAAATCGACCCTGATGAACGTCCTGTACGGGCTGCACCAGCCGGACGAGGGCGAGATCCTGCTGGACGGGGTCGCCTCCAGCTGGCGCAGTCCGCGCGAGGCGATCGCCAACGGCATCGGCATGGTCCACCAGCACTTCATGCTGGTACCGGTGTTCACCGTGGCGGAGAACATCATCCTCGGTGACGAGCTGGAACTCGGGGCCAGGGGCGGCGTGTTGGGGATGCTGGACCGGCATCGGGCCAGAGCGCACGTCCGCGAGGTCTCCGAGCGCTACGGCCTGCCGATCGACCCGGACGCCCTGGTGGAGCACCTGCCGGTGGGCACCCAGCAGCGGGTGGAGATCGTCAAGGCGCTGGTGCGCGACGCCCGCACGCTGATCCTGGACGAGCCGACGGCGGTGCTCACCCCGCAGGAGATCGAGGACCTGTTCGCGGTGATGAACTCGCTGCGCGAGGCCGGGAAGTCGATCGTCTTCATCACCCACAAGCTCAAGGAGGTCAAGGAGATCGCCGACCGGATCACCGTGATCCGGCACGGGTCGGTGGTCGGCCAGGCGGACCCGTCCGCGAGCGAGCAGGAGCTGGCCTCGATGATGGTCGGCCGCACCGTGCAGCTCGTGGTCGACAAGCAGCCGAACACCCCCGGCGCGGCGGCCTTCGAGATCGACCGGCTGACCGTGCGCGACCAGCACGGCAACGCCGCGGTGGACGACCTGTCGCTCAGCGTCCGGGACGGCGAGATCCTGGGCATCGCCGGGGTACAGGGCAACGGCCAGTCCGAGCTCGCCGAGGCGATCCTCGGGCTGATCCCGGTCGAGTCCGGGTCGATCACCCTCGACGGCACCAATCTGGCTGAATTGACGACACGTCAGATTCTGGACGCGGGAGTGGGATTCGTTCCCGAGGACCGCGGACACGACGGCGTGGTGGGGGAGTTCAGCATCGCCGAGAACCTGGTGCTCGACCTCTACCGCTCCCCCGACTTCGGCGGGCGGCTGTCGCTGGATCCGCGACTGGTCGAGCGGAACGCCCGGCTGCGGATCGAGGAGTTCGACATCCGCCCCACCGACCCGGAGCACCCGGCCGGGAAGCTCTCCGGCGGCAACCAGCAGAAGGTCGTGGTGGCCCGCGAACTCTCGCGCCCACTGCGGCTGTTGGTCGCCTCACAGCCAACTCGCGGGGTGGACGTCGGGGCGATGGAGTTCATCCACAGACGGATCGTCGCCGAGCGGGACCAGGGCCGACCGGTGGTGGTGGTCTCCACCGAGCTGGACGAGGTGCTGGCGCTCGCGGACCGGGTCGCGGTGATGTACCGGGGCCGGATCGTCGCCACGGTCGACCCCGGCACCTCCCGCGAGGAGATCGGCCTGCTGATGGCCGGGATCACCGACGGCGGTAGCGGCGCCACCACCGGCGCCAGGACGGGGGACGCAGGCTGATGAGCACACCCACACCCGAGCAGGAGCCACCCGTGCCGGACCCGGCGAAGACCCCGCAGCCGGCGCGGCC includes these proteins:
- a CDS encoding ABC transporter ATP-binding protein — translated: MRLELRGITKRFGSLVANDHIDLTVEPGEIHCLLGENGAGKSTLMNVLYGLHQPDEGEILLDGVASSWRSPREAIANGIGMVHQHFMLVPVFTVAENIILGDELELGARGGVLGMLDRHRARAHVREVSERYGLPIDPDALVEHLPVGTQQRVEIVKALVRDARTLILDEPTAVLTPQEIEDLFAVMNSLREAGKSIVFITHKLKEVKEIADRITVIRHGSVVGQADPSASEQELASMMVGRTVQLVVDKQPNTPGAAAFEIDRLTVRDQHGNAAVDDLSLSVRDGEILGIAGVQGNGQSELAEAILGLIPVESGSITLDGTNLAELTTRQILDAGVGFVPEDRGHDGVVGEFSIAENLVLDLYRSPDFGGRLSLDPRLVERNARLRIEEFDIRPTDPEHPAGKLSGGNQQKVVVARELSRPLRLLVASQPTRGVDVGAMEFIHRRIVAERDQGRPVVVVSTELDEVLALADRVAVMYRGRIVATVDPGTSREEIGLLMAGITDGGSGATTGARTGDAG